TTATTTATAATCGGCGAAGTTATGTAATAAGGGATATTTGCCACAACTTTCACATTTTTCTTATTTCTCAAAAATTCAGATAAATCAACTTCCAAAAAATCTTTATGAACCAAATCGAAATTTTCATATTTCCCAAATTTTTTTTTCAAAATTGGAATCAAATCGTCATCTATCTCAAACGAAGTCAAAAATTTAGAATTTGTTATCAATTTTTTCGTCAAAAATCCAAGTCCTGGACCTATTTCCAAGACTTCTGTATTTTTATCAATACTTGCTATATCTAAAATTTTATCAGATAATGAACTGTCATTTAAAAAGTTTTGACCATATTTTTTTTTAGTAACATAATTTTTATTATGATTATGATTATAATTATGATTATGATTATAATTTTTTTTTATTTTTTTCAAAATTTCTCCTTTAAAATACTCAAAAATAAACTATTCAAAAACTGATGGTTCTGCGATTCCAATATATTCAAGATTTCTATATTTTTCATCAAAATCTAAACCATATCCAACAACAAATTCATTCGGAATTTGAAATCCAACATATTGAACTTCCACTTCCACTTCCCTTCTTTCAGGTTTGTCTAAAAGTGTACAAAGTGATACTTTTTTAGGATTTCTGCTACCTAAAATTTGTAAAATTTTCTTTAATGTAAATCCTGAATCAATTATGTCTTCCACGACTAACACATTTTTCCCACTTATCGTACTTCTCAAATCTTTTAAAATTTTAACTTCTCTAGTAGTGTGAGTTCCTTCGCCATAACTAGACGCTTCAATAAAGTCAATTTCAAGCGGCAACTTTATCTCCCTAATCAAATCAGCCATAAATACCACTGACCCTTTTAACAATCCAATTACTATTAACGGAGCATCTTCATTCTTAAAGTCACGAGTTATTTTTTCTCCCAGTTCTTTTACTTTTTTTGAAAGTTCTTCTTTAGTTATCAACTGTTTTTTTATTCCAAATTCAAAATTATTATTCATTTTTCTCCTTAATTTTATTTTTTTGTTATTATTTTTTTATTTTATTTTATTTAATTAATAAATATAAAAATTAAATATAGAAAAAGGAGCAAATTATGCCCCTTATTTTAAATTAAAAC
This genomic stretch from Leptotrichia sp. oral taxon 218 harbors:
- the hpt gene encoding hypoxanthine phosphoribosyltransferase; this encodes MNNNFEFGIKKQLITKEELSKKVKELGEKITRDFKNEDAPLIVIGLLKGSVVFMADLIREIKLPLEIDFIEASSYGEGTHTTREVKILKDLRSTISGKNVLVVEDIIDSGFTLKKILQILGSRNPKKVSLCTLLDKPERREVEVEVQYVGFQIPNEFVVGYGLDFDEKYRNLEYIGIAEPSVFE